The Silene latifolia isolate original U9 population chromosome Y, ASM4854445v1, whole genome shotgun sequence sequence tgcggtcccccactggcggtgttgaTTATCTGTCGCGGCAGTAATccggcaggactacacactcAAGTGTGTAATCAGTATTGGGTTATGATGAGAATGGGAGGATAATTGTGGAATTGGTGTCATTGACTTTAGTGTATTACTTATCTttattatgcagtgaactgagcccgtgttgtgttttcaaaactgtggtgatccattcggggatggtgggcAATTGGTTTAGCAGGTACAACTAGTCTTGATGCTTGCGAGACATGGGAGGGAaccgagtcatcacgctactgaAATAGATATCACCGTCACTCATGTCTAGTAGTTCTCCCAGTTGTATCTGTTGTACTTTTCTCACGTTGGTTATAATATAAAGTACAAAGTTATTTAATAAATGTtctgttattgtttatttgatctacttacttcgggcaatcgagatggtagcacctttatacactgggatggtccttggcaagtcaccttggtgtatgggggtgttacagaaggtCCTTCAACTTTTGTGATCTTCGCAAGGCTAACCGTGAAGCAAAGGGTGTGAAAACTCGGCTGAAGCAGAACTCGTCATAAATCAACTCGATCTTGGAATTTACAAACTTGGttttatttgatttgatttgatttgatttttttaaaagatggaatgatttattttattttatttgatttgattttttttgtatGTAGTTTAACCTCTTGTTTAAGAGCTTTGACTTGCAGTTTATGCTCTTGCTTAGAAGCCTTCACTGTTGGGGTTTAAGAATAGTAGCGcttcaaaaacttcccattgattgGTCCTACACGAACGCCATCTTCATCCACAATTTTGTAAGCATCATTTGTGTAGACCTCCTGTACCACATATGGACCATCCCACTTAGAGGTGAATTTACCAAATGGTTTATGAGAGGTGATGATTGGCCTTCGTACCGCAAGGACAAGGTCTCTTACTTGGAAAGAAATAGGGcgcacctttttgttaaatgcacATGACAACCTTGCTTGATAGCACTGAAGTTTTTGCCGAGCCTCTAGTCTTTTTTCATCGAAAGCCTCTAACTGTGTTAAACGCaacttgtcatttttgtcatctGTGAGTCCTTCCTGAATAGCGATGCGCAACGAAGGAATTTGCAACTCTAACGGCAACACGGCCTCCACTCCATACACCAACGCATACGGGGTTCCCTGAGTAGGTGTTTTGTTTGTGGTACGATACGCCCACAATGCCTCACCAATTCTTTCATGCCAGTCTCACTTTGACTTTGCCACTACTTTCCTCAAcaagttgcaaagggttttattGAAGGCTTCTACCAAACCATTTGCAGAAGCATTGTACATTGATGACTTGTATTGTTCGAAATTGAATTTTCCTCCCTGACTTGTCATCATATGGTTGAATAATTGTTTCCCATTATAAGTAGTTATACGCTGAGGTACACCATATCTACAGATGATCTGGGTTCGAATGAAGTCCACAACATTTTATTTCTTGACTTCTCATAGTGGTAAGGCTTCTGCCCATTCTGAGAAGTAGTCAGTGCTGGCGAGAATATACTCGTGTCCATTTAAGGCCTTTGGAGTAATAGGTCCCACAACAtcaagtccccaagcttcaaagggccatgaagaAACAGTAGGTTGTAACGGCTCTGGCGGTTGGTGTATGAAGTTTGCGTAGAACTGACAGGGATCACATTTTTTCGCGAAGTCCATACAATCTTGCACCATGGTTGGCCAGTAATACCCCATTCTCTTTACTCGATCATGAAGTTTAGGCCAAGATTGATGAGCGCCACAAATGCCAGAGTGAGCTTCATTCATTGCTTCAGCAGCTTCGTCTTTGCTTAGACACCTCAACCACTGCCCTAAGAAAGAACGTCTATAGAGCGTCCCTTTGTAGTGAATAAATTTTGGAGCACGGCGACGTATCTTAACCTTGTATCTGAGATCATCAGGTAATTTTTGGTGGTCCAAGAAATCAATGATAGGTTGACGGCAAACATCTTCATCAGCTGTGTAGACGCATATGATGTTGGTTGTATCTacattttcttcttcttcaagCAATGATACTACCCAACGATTGTAGACTGGGACTTGCATAGACTCTTCTGCCCCCAGTGCAAAAGTGGCTGCAAGGTAAGCAAGCGCGTCATccaacttattggcactccttgGTACATGACCAATTTTGATGGAGTCAAGTTGATTAAGCAGTTGCAAGGCCCGTCGATGGTAAGGGATTAAGTCTTCCATTTTCACTTCGAATTCATCAAGGACTTGGTTGACCACCAGCTTTGAGTCTCCGTAGATGTCCATATCTCTAACGCCTATTTCATTGCCATTTGGAGACCAAGTATGAGAGCTTGGTATTCTGCCATATTATTTGTGCACAACTGAGTGAGCGTAAAGGTATATGTCCTgagatgattttgtggagttacgaaTACAACTCTAGCTCTAGCTCCATCTTGCCTTGCAGCACCATCAAAGTACATCTGCCATGGAGGGAGAACGTCCTCGTAGAAGATTTTTTCTCCTGGAAGGTCATCTGAATTTTCCCACTCTGCTGGCGCATTGGATGATCAGCAAAGAAATCGGCGATAGCTTGACCTTTCACAGCCTTTTGAGGCACGAACACCAAATCGTACTGCTTAAGTAAAAACGCTCAGTTCGCAAGTCTTCTAGATAGGACTGGTcttgagagtatgtacttgattggatcGGCTTTTGAGACCACATGTATAGTATGCACCTTCATGTAGTGCCTCAACTTTTGGATGGCGAACACCAAAGCAAGACATATCTTCTCTATAGGAGAGTAATTCAACTCAACTCCAACCAAGGTACGACTCAAATAGTAGAGTGCCCTTTCCTTGCAGTCATCAATTTCTTGAGCACACATTGCCCCCAGCGAGTGTTCTTGTACTGCGATGTAGAGGACAATTGGCTTTCCTGGAATTGGTGCCCCCAGCACTGGTGCACTGCCAAGTACTTCTTGATGTTATCaaaagcatttttgcatttttcatcccatTTAAATAGAGCATCCTTTGTCATGAGAT is a genomic window containing:
- the LOC141628328 gene encoding uncharacterized protein LOC141628328, whose product is MYNASANGLVEAFNKTLCNLLRKGTPYALVYGVEAVLPLELQIPSLRIAIQEGLTDDKNDKLRLTQLEAFDEKRLEARQKLQCYQARLSCAFNKKVRPISFQVRDLVLAVRRPIITSHKPFGKFTSKWDGPYVVQEVYTNDAYKIVDEDGVRVGPINGKFLKRYYS
- the LOC141628330 gene encoding uncharacterized protein LOC141628330 — protein: MGHRAFECRSAPRGSNENRNQEGYRTPAPSIEGNRYPGQWSTQRSYNNRQGNGGNQSNGGKTFGTASTVQGNGEKGKPIVLYIAVQEHSLGAMCAQEIDDCKERALYYLSRTLVGVELNYSPIEKICLALVFAIQKLRHYMKYDLVFVPQKAVKGQAIADFFADHPMRQQSGKIQMTFQEKKSSTRTFSLHGRCTLMVLQGKMELELELIPSSHTWSPNGNEIGVRDMDIYGDSKLVVNQVLDEFEVKMEDLIPYHRRALQLLNQLDSIKIGHVPRSANKLDDALAYLAATFALGAEESMQVPVYNRWVVSLLEEEENVDTTNIICVYTADEDVCRQPIIDFLDHQKLPDDLRYKVKIRRRAPKFIHYKGTLYRRSFLGQWLRCLSKDEAAEAMNEAHSGICGAHQSWPKLHDRVKRMGYYWPTMVQDCMDFAKKCDPCQFYANFIHQPPEPLQPTVSSWPFEAWGLDVVGPITPKALNGHEYILASTDYFSEWAEALPL